From the Halomonas meridiana genome, one window contains:
- the urtB gene encoding urea ABC transporter permease subunit UrtB, whose translation MRRFLSLGLLCLMLLGTAVSAQAQSSSSTPDDQAALALLTALDVDSYRDKGEAITAILQSDDERARDWLQALLDGRLQRIDDGRFVLVLENRGRDWPVADALTNESLGEMSRRDLDRIGINNALRNQLRSAIAVVDLYSPNVERRRTSADRLLGEVDGELADTLEPVIADAEDEYVRTRLAQAVAIYRAEQGEMAGVEALTGSLHPRARVALGRAANSEDPIVADAAATALAGIEQQLKINRGLETLYFGLSLGSVLVLAAIGLAITFGVMGVINMAHGELMMLGAYTTWMMQQLLPGQPGLALILSIPAGFMVAALVGIAIERGVIQFLKGRPLETLLATFGISLILQQLVRTVISPLNRTVVTPEWMSGSLVINDALSLTLNRMFVLGFALVVFAALMLIMRRTRLGLEVRAVTQNRAMARSMGIRATRVDIMTFALGSGVAGLAGVALSQLTNVGPNLGQNYIIDSFMVVVFGGVGNLWGTLVAGLSLGVINQVLEPWAGAVLAKIIVLVFIILFIQKRPRGLFPQKGRAAEG comes from the coding sequence ATGAGGCGTTTCCTTTCCTTGGGGCTGCTGTGCTTGATGCTACTCGGCACCGCCGTGTCGGCGCAGGCACAAAGCAGCTCCTCGACCCCCGATGACCAAGCCGCACTCGCGCTGTTAACCGCGCTGGATGTGGACTCCTACCGCGATAAAGGCGAAGCCATTACCGCTATTTTGCAAAGCGATGATGAGCGTGCCCGCGACTGGCTGCAGGCGCTGCTGGATGGCCGCCTTCAGCGCATCGACGATGGCCGCTTCGTGCTGGTGCTCGAGAACCGTGGCCGTGACTGGCCGGTGGCCGATGCGCTGACCAACGAGTCGCTGGGCGAAATGTCCCGCCGCGACCTGGACCGCATCGGTATCAACAACGCGCTGCGCAACCAGCTGCGCAGCGCCATTGCCGTGGTGGACCTCTACTCGCCTAACGTCGAGCGCCGCCGCACTTCCGCCGACCGCTTGCTGGGCGAAGTGGACGGCGAGCTGGCCGATACGCTGGAACCGGTGATTGCTGACGCGGAAGATGAGTACGTTCGCACGCGCTTGGCCCAAGCGGTGGCGATTTATCGCGCCGAGCAGGGCGAGATGGCGGGTGTCGAGGCGCTCACCGGCAGCCTTCACCCGCGTGCTCGCGTGGCGTTAGGCCGTGCCGCGAATAGTGAAGACCCGATTGTTGCCGATGCAGCAGCCACCGCGCTGGCAGGCATTGAGCAGCAGCTCAAGATTAACCGGGGCCTGGAAACGCTCTACTTCGGCTTGAGCCTTGGCTCGGTGCTGGTGCTGGCAGCGATTGGCCTGGCGATTACCTTTGGCGTGATGGGCGTGATCAACATGGCCCACGGCGAGCTGATGATGCTGGGCGCCTACACCACCTGGATGATGCAGCAACTGCTGCCGGGCCAGCCCGGGTTGGCGCTGATTCTATCAATTCCGGCGGGCTTTATGGTGGCGGCGCTGGTGGGCATTGCCATTGAGCGGGGCGTGATCCAGTTCCTCAAAGGCCGCCCGCTGGAAACCCTGCTGGCAACCTTCGGTATCAGCCTGATTCTACAGCAGCTGGTGCGTACGGTGATTTCACCGCTCAACCGCACCGTGGTGACGCCGGAGTGGATGAGCGGCTCGCTGGTGATCAACGACGCGCTTTCGCTGACCCTCAACCGGATGTTCGTGCTGGGTTTTGCGCTGGTGGTGTTCGCTGCGCTGATGCTGATTATGCGTCGCACCCGCTTAGGGCTTGAAGTGCGTGCCGTGACCCAGAACCGCGCCATGGCGCGCTCTATGGGTATTCGCGCCACCCGCGTGGATATCATGACGTTTGCGCTGGGTTCCGGCGTGGCGGGCTTGGCGGGCGTGGCGCTCTCCCAGCTCACCAACGTGGGCCCCAACCTGGGCCAGAACTACATCATCGACTCGTTCATGGTGGTGGTGTTCGGCGGCGTGGGTAACCTGTGGGGCACGCTGGTGGCAGGGCTCTCGCTGGGGGTGATCAACCAGGTGCTGGAACCCTGGGCGGGCGCGGTGCTGGCCAAGATTATCGTGCTGGTCTTCATCATTCTGTTTATTCAAAAACGCCCGCGTGGACTCTTCCCGCAGAAGGGCCGGGCTGCGGAGGGCTAA